One Candidatus Dependentiae bacterium genomic window, TTTAGTCAACAAGTGACGTCTAAAACCTTTAGCGCGTTTTATTTTACCATTCTTTTTGCCACCAACTTTTTTGAATCTTTTTTTTGCTGCTGATTTAGTTTTTATTTTTGGCATACAATCACCTATGTTAATTACCTTTTAAATAATATATGCGAGACCACAAGCGACCTGCTTTCATATCACTTTCCTGAAGCATATTGTCGCTGGTAAATCCATTATCACGAAAAGTTTTTTCTATTTTCGCAAATAGCTCATCACCACGCTCATCTTTTGTTGCTTGTTCTCGACCTCTGAAAAACAAAGTAAACTTAACTCGTTTACCATCTTCCAAAAATTGAATAGCTTGCTTCATTTTTGTTTGATAATCATGCTCACCAATTTTAGGACTAATTTTAACTTCCTTAACTTGGATTACTTTTTGGTGTTTTTTTGCTTCTGCTTTCTTTTTTTTCTTCTCATACAGAACTTTCCCAAAGTCCATAATTTTTGCAACTGGCAACCCATCTTTGCCACTTTCTGCAATAAGCACTAAATCCAAGCCTTCTTCATCTGCCTGTTGTAGTGCTTGACTGCGGGAAACAACACCAATGTTTTCACCACTAGATCCAATCAATTGAAACCGATCAGCTCTAATTTTTTCATTTATCAACGGGGATTTTTCTCGTTTATCTTTCAATTCTTTCAATGTATCCACACCAAATCTATGCGCTTTATAGGTTAATATTTATATTTCAGGGTTTTCATTGCCTGCTAATGCAGTCAGAACTTTTTGATGTATGATCGTAACAACATCTTGATTATTTTTTAAATATGTCAAAGCTTGATCACGACCTTGTGCAATTTTTTTATCTTCAAATGAAAACCATGCACCTGATTTTTCTATCACATTGCAATCTATTGCTACGTCTAGCAAATCAAGCTCCCTACTTATACCTTCATTAAATAACAAATCAACTTCAACCACTCTAAATGGAGGCGCAACCTTATTTTTTGCAACCTTCACTTGAACCCTATTGCCTATGTTTGCTTCCTGCTGTTTCAAACTTGCAATACGTCGAACTTCCAAACGAACTGAAGCGTAAAACTTAAGTGCTTTACCACCAGTTGTAGTTTCTTTAGGAGCAAATGGCATAGAACCAATATTTTGTCGAACCTGATTAATGAAAACCAATGTTGTTTTTGATTTATGCACAACAGGAGTCAACTTTCTTAGCGCTTGCGACATGAGGCGAGCCTGAAGCCCCATATGCGAATCACCCATATCGCCTTCTAGTTCCGCCTTAGGAACCAACGCTGCTACCGAATCAATTACAATCATATCAACAGCACCAGACCGGACAAGCATTTCTGCTATATCAAGCGCTTGTTCGCCGTAATCAGGTTGAGAAATAATTAAATCGTCAATATTGATACCCAAGCGCTGTGCATGAGCTGCATCCAAGGCATGTTCGGCATCAATAAATGCACAAATACCATTATTCTTTTGTGCTTGAGCGATCGCATGTAGAGCAAGTGTTGTTTTACCAGACGATTCTGGGCCAAAAATTTCAATAATTCTACCTCGCGGAAACCCGCCTACCCCAATCGCATGATCAATTTTGATTGACCCTGTCGAGATAGCCTCTACTTTATTATTGCCAACCTGCCCCAAAAGCATAACGGCACCATTGCCATATTGCTTGTCAATTTGAGCAAAAGTAACCTCTAAAGCCTTCTTTTTTGAGGTGTTTTCATCATTTTTTAGTACATGTTTTTCTGAGGATGTTTTCTGTTTCATGTGTATGTATTATTGATAGAGGTTTAAGGCTGATTCATTCACTTTTATTGTAGCATTTTTGCGTAAAGACGCAACAAATCCCTGCAGAATAAGGGGAATTTGCTCCTGGTCAATAGTCCGTGCCATTTCAGCACGTTGAGATGCAAACTCGATCGGATCTATCTCTTGTACCGCATTTAGCTGGACTAATACAGCATTTTTACCTGAACTATGCGTTAATAATGCACCAATCTTTTCTAATTGTAATGCACGTTCAGGATTTAGTTCATACTGCTCAAAGATCTTGGCTGCTTCTGCCTCATCTCGTTTTATCCATGGTGTATGGGAAATAGTGCCACCCAAGGCATTTTTAACCTGTTCCAAGGAGTGTCCGCTATGGATCATATCTTTTGCCTTGACTATATCATCTTGCAAAGATCGCATAGCTTGGTCTTCATGCAGGTCATCTAGGACAGTTTTTTTAATAGAGTCTAGGCTTGGCAGGTAGCGCTCTTGAATTGTTTCTACTTGAATCGCATACCCTTCATTCCCTTCAACATAAAAATTCATATCATCTTTTTTGGTTCCAAATAAAGCACGTGCCAGAGGTGTATTATCATTA contains:
- the rpmI gene encoding 50S ribosomal protein L35 — translated: MPKIKTKSAAKKRFKKVGGKKNGKIKRAKGFRRHLLTKKTKKNKRQLRKSAYVSEADYKSIARLLPY
- the infC gene encoding translation initiation factor IF-3, giving the protein MDTLKELKDKREKSPLINEKIRADRFQLIGSSGENIGVVSRSQALQQADEEGLDLVLIAESGKDGLPVAKIMDFGKVLYEKKKKKAEAKKHQKVIQVKEVKISPKIGEHDYQTKMKQAIQFLEDGKRVKFTLFFRGREQATKDERGDELFAKIEKTFRDNGFTSDNMLQESDMKAGRLWSRIYYLKGN
- the recA gene encoding recombinase RecA, producing the protein MKQKTSSEKHVLKNDENTSKKKALEVTFAQIDKQYGNGAVMLLGQVGNNKVEAISTGSIKIDHAIGVGGFPRGRIIEIFGPESSGKTTLALHAIAQAQKNNGICAFIDAEHALDAAHAQRLGINIDDLIISQPDYGEQALDIAEMLVRSGAVDMIVIDSVAALVPKAELEGDMGDSHMGLQARLMSQALRKLTPVVHKSKTTLVFINQVRQNIGSMPFAPKETTTGGKALKFYASVRLEVRRIASLKQQEANIGNRVQVKVAKNKVAPPFRVVEVDLLFNEGISRELDLLDVAIDCNVIEKSGAWFSFEDKKIAQGRDQALTYLKNNQDVVTIIHQKVLTALAGNENPEI